The DNA segment GACCGCAGTCAGCGAAGTGAAGGTTCCCGGCCCGCTTCCGTCGGTGACGTTTCCCGAGCCGAGCGCCACGCTGAACAGCCCGTTGGCGACCGTTATCGCGCCTCCGAGCGCCGCCGTGTGAGTGTCCACGAGAATCTCGTTGCCGGCAGCCGGATCGTCCCAGAACCGGAAGACCATGTCATAGGTGCCGCTGAGAGGAACGTCATTCTGGTCCCGCAGAACCCCCTGATAGTTGACGGTCCCGGGAGGAATGGCCGCGTGGGCCGGCAGCACTCCCGCCAGACCTCCGATCAGTGCAACCAGGAGCAGCATCGCGCTCGAGCGTTTGGCGCGCATCGAGCTACTCTCGGAACCACGCATGGGCTTCATTCTGACCTCCAGCGCCGGGGCGCTTGAAAAAGAGCCGGGCGTAGAACCCACCGCCCTGATGAACTGAGAATCCGGAACGAGGCCTTTCCCGGCCTCCATTCAGGAAAACGGAAACCCTGTGGGAAAGCCGACAGACGGCTCGGAACGGTGCATGAAGGGGGGGGTAGATGGTGGATGGCCTGGATGGGGGGTGGGGCGGTGAGGGAGGGGTTACCGGCCGTCCGCTGCGGGCTTCTGTGCGCCGGCCTTCATCGCGGCAATGAGCTGCTCGAATTCAGGGTAGCCGCTCAGGGACTTGAGATCCTGGTCTGCCAGGAGATCGGCGAGGGGCTCGCCCGCCGCCCGCGCCTGGCGCACATAGTCCACGGCCTCGTGCCTGCGACTGCGCAGCGCCGCGATATCAGCGAGGCCATGAAGGGCCCATCGGGTGATTGGATTGGACGGGCCCAGGCCACGGCCCGCTTCGAGCAGCTTTCGCTGCATGCGCTCGGCCTCGGCAAACTGCCCCAGATGCGCCAGCGTTGTCGCGAGGTTGCCCTCATTCATCATGGTTTGCTGGTGATTGGGCCCCCAGACTCGCTCGTAGCGCAGCTGAAGATCCTCGAGAATCGACCGGGCGTGCTCGTGACGTCCATCGGCGTCCTCGGCAAGCGCTACGCCTTCGAGGGCTCCAATGGTGCCGGGGTCATCGGGACCGGAGGTCCTCGTGAGGATCTCGGCGATCTTCTCCTCGAGGGCTCCCCCCTCTTTGAATTTGTGCTGGTTGATGAGGGCCGACGCCACGCCGTCGAGCGCGTCGAGCGTGAGGTGATGCTCCTCTCCGAGCTCGCGCCGGCGGATTTCATAGGCTTCGCGATGCGCCTTCTCCGCCTCGGCGTAGCGGCCGGTCGCATTGAAAATCGAAGCGAGGGTCTGGAGAGTGTGGATGGTCTCGGGATCATCCGATCCGATGACTCTCCTCTGTGCCTCCAGCGTCTGCCGGCACAGCGATTCGGCCTCCTGGTAGCGATAAAGATCCAATAGGGTATGCGATAGATTGTTCATGGCGGTGAGAGTCCGCGGGTGCTCCGGGCCGAACACGCGGCGGGACCGCTCCACGGCTTCGCGCAGGATCTCCTCGGCCTCCTGGTCGCGCCCCAGGTTGAAATCGACGACCCCGAGATCGTTCATGAGCATCAGCGTCATCTTGTCATCATCACCGAAAGCCGCCCGGCAGCGGGCCAGATTGGATTCCGCCATCGGTCGCGCCCGTTTCCCATTCCCGGCTCTGAAAAACGTCATGGCGAGATTGTCTTCGATGCGGATTGTCTCGCGCGCATCTGGTCCATTGAGAGCGCGGGACTTGCTCGCCGCCTCCTCCAGGAGCTGCTGCGCCGGCTCGTATACGCCCAGCTCCCTGTAGACCGCCCCGAGGGTCAACAGGAGGGGTACCTGGAGCTCGGGATTCGATCCGAGCTCGTCTTGGATTTTTTTACGGCCGGTGTCCAGGACTTCACGGACGGTCACCTCCTTCCCCCGAGCGCGGGCAGGATCGATCGACGAGAAGAGATTCACCAGGAATTCCGAGACCTTCGTGGCCTTGGCCGCCTCGACGCTGGCCCGGTCCCTTTCGCGCGCAATCCGGCGGGCCTGCATGGCCATCGTGACGCCGAAGGCGAGAAGGCC comes from the Candidatus Polarisedimenticolia bacterium genome and includes:
- a CDS encoding serine/threonine-protein kinase; protein product: AVHHGHQKGIIHRDLKPTNILVDAGGQPKVIDFGVARSTDSDLAATMTSTGQLVGTLQYMSPEQCQADPQDIDTRSDVYALGLVLYEMLCGRLPYEVSGVPADEVIRVIRERPPARLSSTARHLGGDLETIVFKALEKDRRRRYQSSAELALDLRRYLRNDPILARPASAAYRTRKFVRRHRFGVTVAALSIIGLLAFGVTMAMQARRIARERDRASVEAAKATKVSEFLVNLFSSIDPARARGKEVTVREVLDTGRKKIQDELGSNPELQVPLLLTLGAVYRELGVYEPAQQLLEEAASKSRALNGPDARETIRIEDNLAMTFFRAGNGKRARPMAESNLARCRAAFGDDDKMTLMLMNDLGVVDFNLGRDQEAEEILREAVERSRRVFGPEHPRTLTAMNNLSHTLLDLYRYQEAESLCRQTLEAQRRVIGSDDPETIHTLQTLASIFNATGRYAEAEKAHREAYEIRRRELGEEHHLTLDALDGVASALINQHKFKEGGALEEKIAEILTRTSGPDDPGTIGALEGVALAEDADGRHEHARSILEDLQLRYERVWGPNHQQTMMNEGNLATTLAHLGQFAEAERMQRKLLEAGRGLGPSNPITRWALHGLADIAALRSRRHEAVDYVRQARAAGEPLADLLADQDLKSLSGYPEFEQLIAAMKAGAQKPAADGR